The following coding sequences lie in one Moritella viscosa genomic window:
- the glnB gene encoding nitrogen regulatory protein P-II, which produces MKKIEAIIKPFKLDDVREALAEIGITGMTVSEVKGFGRQKGHTELYRGAEYMVDFLPKVKLDLIVQDDDVDACIDSIVETAHTGKIGDGKIFVTAVERVIRIRTGEENEEAI; this is translated from the coding sequence ATGAAAAAAATTGAAGCGATTATTAAACCGTTTAAACTTGATGATGTACGTGAAGCGCTTGCAGAAATTGGCATTACAGGTATGACTGTATCTGAAGTGAAAGGTTTTGGCCGTCAAAAAGGTCATACCGAGCTTTATCGTGGTGCTGAATACATGGTTGATTTTCTACCTAAAGTAAAACTCGATCTTATTGTGCAAGACGATGATGTTGATGCATGCATCGACTCTATCGTTGAAACTGCGCATACAGGTAAAATCGGTGACGGTAAGATTTTTGTTACCGCAGTAGAACGTGTGATCCGTATTCGTACTGGTGAAGAAAACGAAGAAGCAATTTGA
- a CDS encoding putative type IV assembly protein, translating into MITIMTTKQTGFTLVELMIVIAIIGILAGIGYPSYSAYIMNNNRNDAKTALYKAQLLQEQFYLDNRQYATSLASGAANTLSDSGWNDDSDYYTFALGVSSTVNNYTIIATVEAGSTQANDTNCASFTIDNLGSTASMNSENEATADCW; encoded by the coding sequence ATGATAACTATAATGACAACGAAACAAACAGGTTTTACCCTGGTTGAATTGATGATCGTCATCGCTATTATCGGCATTTTAGCGGGTATTGGTTACCCTTCTTACAGTGCTTATATTATGAATAACAATCGTAATGATGCAAAAACGGCATTGTATAAAGCGCAGTTATTACAAGAGCAGTTTTATTTAGATAATAGACAGTATGCAACCTCATTAGCCAGTGGCGCGGCGAATACTTTATCGGACTCTGGCTGGAATGATGACAGTGACTATTACACCTTTGCACTTGGCGTGAGTAGTACTGTAAACAACTATACGATAATTGCGACTGTCGAAGCTGGCAGTACGCAGGCTAATGATACAAATTGCGCCTCTTTTACCATTGATAACCTTGGTTCAACGGCGTCGATGAATAGTGAAAATGAAGCAACAGCAGATTGCTGGTGA
- a CDS encoding putative type IV assembly protein: MRAKQAGFNLVELMIALVIGLVLMVSITTMFVDTKVSANRSSTVSNLQQQAQLALQVLVEDVRAIGSFAEFSGGGLADIQVPKNIAAGDCSVVPVGGPAADDNLHFPDKANWIVRTPIDGVINVTVANCFENENDENDDGYALAANSDVLSIARIRGVITPNPQANRYYVAISPMQAQLFTGTAPSIANAEIYPYLHHTYFVQAHDTNSPRLSRFSLINGVFINDLVVSNIEQIRIDFGVDTNGDGRPESYLASSNITDLMWRTNQLISARIYVLARAKNRDLTLNNDATFNDRFSPFNPPDDDNYRRFLLSTTVVIKNNMMAVTQ, translated from the coding sequence ATGAGAGCGAAGCAAGCGGGCTTTAATTTAGTTGAACTGATGATTGCGCTGGTTATTGGTTTGGTGCTTATGGTGTCTATCACAACGATGTTTGTGGATACCAAAGTCTCGGCTAATCGATCTTCAACCGTTTCCAATTTACAGCAACAGGCACAATTGGCCTTGCAAGTATTAGTGGAAGACGTACGAGCTATCGGTAGTTTTGCTGAATTTTCTGGCGGTGGACTTGCTGATATCCAAGTGCCTAAGAATATTGCCGCTGGTGATTGTAGTGTGGTGCCAGTCGGTGGTCCCGCGGCTGATGATAATTTACATTTTCCAGATAAAGCCAATTGGATCGTGAGGACGCCGATTGATGGAGTCATTAATGTTACTGTCGCTAATTGTTTTGAGAATGAAAACGATGAGAATGATGATGGTTATGCTCTTGCAGCAAACAGTGACGTATTGTCGATAGCACGTATTCGGGGAGTGATTACCCCTAATCCTCAAGCTAATCGTTATTATGTTGCGATTTCACCTATGCAAGCGCAGTTATTTACAGGTACAGCCCCTAGTATAGCTAACGCCGAAATATATCCTTACTTACATCACACCTATTTTGTCCAAGCGCATGATACAAATAGCCCCCGATTAAGCCGTTTTAGTCTTATTAACGGTGTATTTATTAATGATTTGGTTGTTAGCAATATAGAACAAATCCGAATTGATTTTGGTGTCGACACTAACGGTGATGGCCGACCTGAAAGTTACCTTGCAAGCAGTAATATTACCGACTTGATGTGGCGTACTAATCAGCTTATATCTGCGCGTATTTATGTATTAGCACGTGCTAAGAATAGAGATTTAACATTAAACAATGATGCCACGTTTAACGACAGGTTTAGTCCGTTTAATCCGCCTGATGATGATAATTATCGTCGTTTTTTATTATCAACAACGGTCGTGATAAAAAATAACATGATGGCGGTGACACAATGA
- the ispH gene encoding 4-hydroxy-3-methylbut-2-enyl diphosphate reductase: protein MEILLANPRGFCAGVDRAISIVERALELFETPVYVRHEVVHNRYVVDGLKENGAIFVEELDEVPDGRVVIFSAHGVSKAVQAEAKRRDLKVFDATCPLVTKVHMEVTRASRRGIECVLIGHKGHPEVEGTMGQYDNADGGMYLVESIADVAVLDVKDVTNLTYSSQTTLSVDDCSAIIDALRERFPEIRGPRKDDICYATQNRQDAVSKLASMVDIMFVVGSKNSSNSNRLREKSENLGVPSYLIDNAGDIDPVLLEGKAKIGVTAGASAPKVLIDQVVEKLQEYGGKLVTEVEGRPENTIFEVPAELRVKQVN from the coding sequence ATGGAAATTTTACTCGCGAACCCTCGTGGCTTCTGTGCTGGTGTTGACCGTGCTATTAGTATTGTTGAACGTGCGCTTGAGCTGTTTGAAACCCCTGTTTATGTACGTCACGAAGTCGTGCATAACCGCTATGTGGTGGATGGCTTAAAAGAGAACGGTGCTATTTTTGTCGAAGAACTTGATGAAGTACCAGACGGTCGAGTGGTTATTTTTAGTGCGCATGGCGTATCTAAAGCGGTACAAGCCGAAGCTAAACGTCGTGACCTAAAAGTATTTGATGCAACTTGTCCGCTTGTGACAAAAGTACATATGGAAGTGACTCGTGCGAGTCGCCGTGGTATTGAATGTGTATTGATTGGTCATAAGGGTCACCCTGAAGTCGAAGGTACTATGGGTCAGTATGACAATGCTGATGGTGGTATGTATCTGGTTGAGTCGATTGCGGATGTTGCCGTTTTAGATGTTAAAGATGTGACAAACCTAACTTATAGCTCACAGACTACGTTATCGGTAGATGATTGCTCAGCTATTATTGACGCACTGCGTGAACGTTTCCCAGAAATTAGGGGACCACGTAAAGATGATATTTGTTACGCAACACAGAATCGTCAGGATGCGGTATCTAAACTAGCAAGCATGGTTGATATTATGTTTGTGGTTGGTTCTAAAAATTCATCAAACTCGAACCGTCTACGTGAAAAATCTGAAAACCTTGGTGTCCCGTCTTACCTTATTGATAATGCAGGTGATATTGACCCTGTATTATTGGAAGGTAAAGCTAAGATTGGTGTTACAGCAGGCGCGTCTGCACCTAAAGTGTTGATCGATCAGGTTGTTGAAAAGCTCCAAGAATACGGAGGTAAACTGGTGACTGAAGTCGAAGGGCGTCCAGAAAATACGATATTTGAAGTGCCAGCCGAATTACGTGTTAAGCAAGTAAATTAA
- a CDS encoding putative type IV assembly protein yields the protein MKNQRGVTLFIVIIILVVITSLAAAVITQTRLGQHSIGLTQDKLANEQALLGSVSEVMSNPNLINDIMAWGEGASSALSTSGTSHVTLEQRGEGHCKRSENASSVNLINCRFVKMDFTQNDGPRVKGLAMTAGVEQQFLAVKNK from the coding sequence ATGAAAAACCAGCGAGGCGTTACCTTATTTATTGTGATTATTATATTGGTTGTCATTACTTCATTGGCTGCTGCCGTGATAACCCAAACACGATTAGGACAACATTCGATAGGTTTGACGCAAGACAAATTAGCGAATGAGCAAGCGTTATTAGGCAGCGTTAGTGAAGTGATGAGTAACCCTAATTTAATTAACGATATTATGGCGTGGGGGGAGGGTGCTAGTTCCGCTTTAAGTACGAGCGGTACTTCGCATGTGACTCTAGAGCAGCGCGGAGAAGGTCATTGTAAGCGAAGTGAAAATGCTTCGAGTGTCAATTTAATTAACTGTCGATTTGTGAAAATGGATTTTACACAAAACGATGGCCCGCGAGTTAAAGGTCTAGCAATGACCGCTGGCGTAGAACAGCAATTTTTGGCAGTGAAAAATAAATAG
- a CDS encoding putative type IV assembly protein, whose protein sequence is MQSRKESGFSLIEVMISSFILAVGLLGIVALQGIAKKSLADTDKQIEASYLARTALQELRANTAWINPSSSSSETQNEILTSILTNVASSAKRSNMDLCRNIGATVTVAVSWQVQGVDAAEASKNCGTPVTNRRQVMLTSFIKGAI, encoded by the coding sequence ATGCAATCTAGAAAGGAATCTGGATTCAGTCTCATTGAAGTGATGATCTCATCATTCATCCTTGCCGTTGGCCTGTTGGGCATCGTGGCATTGCAAGGGATTGCGAAGAAATCATTAGCAGATACAGACAAGCAAATTGAAGCTTCATATCTTGCGCGTACGGCGTTGCAAGAGTTACGGGCGAATACTGCTTGGATTAACCCCTCTTCAAGTTCATCAGAGACTCAAAATGAAATACTCACCAGCATTCTTACCAATGTGGCAAGCTCTGCTAAGCGTAGTAATATGGACTTATGTCGTAATATCGGAGCTACCGTTACGGTTGCTGTTAGCTGGCAAGTTCAAGGAGTAGACGCTGCAGAAGCGAGTAAAAACTGTGGGACCCCAGTAACGAATCGTCGACAAGTAATGCTAACTAGCTTCATCAAGGGGGCTATATGA
- a CDS encoding putative type IV assembly protein, protein MKRIFKPVSIVLLAILSLSVIADESEIYQAELKNREPQVLIILDTSSHMKDKVDYPYPRRYDPHIAYPPVSDTLGEKLTDNLFGDEFYYYSQTSDAVGLDHSSLIAIAKEGLENPETPLNPAYINFVKTIPRLGSNDKFESLEMNCFMALKDLEGELGAFQDFYQRWQKKGVEWGWWGLFYIPQTKYSWQKIGEKTNFIEELKNIFREFGPLGRAAANLVPNFVYNYVDCKTDIETTGKDGKKNPGYEHNQIMPRPEGGYIGKDTDGNDKYSGDGVNDNYAEDLNRQGYPVAGSESILDLSNLDNGTWDSIWHAGYGSTPHSITESENKAYVYSENLVKWAELAKNGSVVDGNFKLSNLQIAKKVILDLMLDTRDIKTGLEVFNSNEGYKLWSKIANNHGGRILSGIKTYDTNSARVLKNKVGDIITTRRNRAGLCESLYEGYLYLYGKQIKYGDKFSLLSKPNRDRSVEEDDNDSSNNSEDNDDNDDRKYINPLMEWSQTCQTEAYIIIVSPGYHDVTDSPFNFLKCKSIINAHDHDDDANSEIKSLPNADVSKAVDMADTDCKKNYMPVLSHWLATNDMNPSTPDVTERIITYTVGIGTVDENDNTRIPAANENLLDKTAENGGGKYYRASDANALRTQLLNAFNDIRARQNSTASNVGTSIDSSYATQNSGNVYYSMFEANVTSRWMGNLKKFKITDAGILSAWSKSATSTADPVFKAALASTASGASSTTYFKDSVYSGWSTSDKTNSIKAGGVVEAYSLRSPVSGASATFNPREIYFNNDDLAEPLVDLNVANLKTAYGFSAGQDRELAIELGIEVDANDSDEEISQHVVENINWLLGIDATGQEYRKDIFGDPMHSSPLVIQFGDSTHPMNPQIFIGTNAGFFHAFEDKGRAVEEKWAFIPKNKLKYALSLRGSGVLAAGVQREYGIDGSAVDIKYSDSTQVKHLVTFGMRRGGSAYYTIDLGVGTEAPSLKWSVDSTTNKSNQNYTELGQTWSKPVVTKVFQSSSESDNSKPVLIFSGGYDPRKDTCATDCSGQDTKGRAIYVVDALTGDIIKAFENGTSSHSFEDGIASQVAVLDSDGDGYTDRIYAGDTGGNIYRVDMPAVLTLSGSSVDTGKWKVRKLASLGGNSEGNDRRFFNAPSIVRAKDGSKLYDGILIGSGDITRPNSDTEVRNYFYNIKDDSLYPTVWGNGTGDSPLIASDLATILYSPVLDPNNEDVTPASIPTDIENNINGWQFELNEDDAADGTYGGEKSLGNAVVINGVVHFNTYTPFTNDYIVTAQQCVFNQSGNSHYYQANMNTGKIKFYRRLANVVAKDLSVHARIYNGKSILRILGAGKGDSTTVDGAPTLTGLIDTAVTLTPKWTYRYFNEAVQ, encoded by the coding sequence ATGAAAAGGATTTTCAAACCAGTCAGTATCGTCTTGTTAGCCATATTAAGTCTCAGCGTTATTGCTGATGAAAGTGAGATTTATCAAGCTGAATTAAAAAATAGAGAACCACAAGTTCTTATTATTCTCGATACATCTTCACACATGAAAGATAAGGTTGATTATCCTTACCCTCGCCGTTATGACCCACATATTGCTTACCCCCCGGTATCAGACACCTTGGGTGAAAAGTTGACAGATAACTTATTTGGTGATGAATTTTATTATTATTCTCAAACCTCAGATGCTGTTGGTTTAGATCATAGCTCCCTTATTGCTATTGCAAAAGAGGGGCTAGAAAATCCAGAAACGCCTTTAAATCCTGCATATATTAATTTTGTAAAAACGATCCCTCGTCTTGGTTCTAATGATAAATTTGAATCGTTAGAGATGAATTGCTTTATGGCACTCAAAGATTTAGAAGGTGAGTTAGGGGCTTTTCAGGACTTCTATCAACGTTGGCAGAAAAAGGGGGTTGAATGGGGTTGGTGGGGATTATTCTATATCCCTCAAACAAAATATAGCTGGCAAAAAATTGGTGAGAAAACTAATTTTATTGAAGAGTTAAAAAATATATTTAGAGAATTTGGCCCTCTGGGCAGAGCGGCGGCTAATCTGGTCCCGAATTTTGTATATAACTATGTTGATTGCAAGACTGATATCGAAACAACAGGTAAAGACGGTAAAAAAAATCCAGGTTATGAACATAATCAAATAATGCCACGACCTGAAGGTGGCTACATAGGTAAAGATACTGATGGGAATGATAAATATTCAGGTGATGGTGTAAATGATAACTATGCAGAAGACTTAAATAGACAAGGCTACCCAGTTGCAGGCTCAGAATCTATTTTGGATTTAAGTAATCTTGATAATGGAACCTGGGATTCAATTTGGCATGCTGGTTATGGTAGCACGCCTCATTCGATCACGGAGTCTGAAAATAAAGCGTATGTCTACTCTGAAAATTTAGTTAAATGGGCAGAACTGGCTAAAAATGGCAGTGTGGTTGATGGTAATTTTAAGCTGTCCAACTTACAAATAGCAAAGAAAGTCATTCTTGATTTGATGTTGGATACAAGGGATATAAAAACAGGCCTGGAAGTTTTTAATTCAAATGAAGGTTATAAACTTTGGTCTAAAATCGCGAATAATCATGGTGGACGGATTTTATCTGGTATTAAAACCTATGACACTAATTCTGCTCGTGTGCTTAAAAATAAAGTCGGCGATATTATTACGACAAGGAGAAATCGGGCTGGTCTCTGCGAAAGTTTATACGAAGGGTATTTATATCTTTATGGTAAACAGATCAAATATGGAGATAAATTCTCTCTGTTGTCTAAACCTAATCGAGATCGAAGCGTTGAAGAGGATGACAATGACAGCAGTAACAACTCCGAGGATAATGATGATAATGATGACCGTAAATATATCAACCCATTAATGGAATGGAGTCAAACTTGTCAAACAGAGGCATATATCATTATTGTTTCGCCTGGTTACCATGATGTTACAGATAGTCCCTTTAACTTTTTAAAATGTAAAAGTATTATTAATGCACATGATCACGATGATGACGCAAATTCAGAAATTAAAAGCTTACCGAATGCCGACGTAAGCAAAGCTGTCGATATGGCTGATACTGATTGTAAGAAAAACTATATGCCAGTTTTGTCGCACTGGCTCGCGACGAATGATATGAACCCTAGTACGCCCGATGTAACCGAACGTATTATTACTTATACTGTGGGTATTGGTACTGTGGATGAGAATGATAATACTAGGATTCCGGCAGCGAATGAAAACTTACTCGATAAGACTGCTGAAAATGGAGGGGGGAAATACTATCGTGCATCCGATGCTAACGCACTAAGAACTCAGTTATTAAATGCTTTTAATGATATAAGAGCAAGACAAAATAGTACTGCAAGTAATGTAGGCACTTCTATAGATTCAAGTTACGCGACTCAAAATAGCGGTAATGTTTATTATTCTATGTTTGAAGCCAATGTCACAAGTCGTTGGATGGGTAATCTGAAGAAGTTTAAGATTACGGATGCTGGTATTTTAAGTGCTTGGAGCAAATCTGCAACATCTACAGCGGATCCAGTCTTCAAGGCTGCATTAGCCTCTACGGCTTCAGGTGCGAGTTCGACTACGTATTTTAAGGATTCTGTTTATAGTGGCTGGAGTACAAGCGATAAAACTAACTCGATTAAGGCGGGTGGTGTGGTTGAAGCTTATTCATTACGTTCACCGGTGTCGGGCGCCAGTGCTACATTTAACCCTCGTGAAATCTACTTTAACAATGATGATTTGGCCGAGCCTCTAGTCGATTTAAATGTAGCTAATTTAAAAACCGCTTATGGTTTTTCAGCTGGTCAGGATAGAGAGCTCGCAATTGAATTAGGTATTGAAGTTGATGCTAATGATTCGGATGAGGAAATTAGTCAGCATGTTGTTGAAAATATTAATTGGTTGTTAGGGATTGATGCGACAGGGCAAGAGTATCGAAAGGATATTTTTGGAGACCCGATGCATTCTTCTCCCCTGGTTATCCAGTTTGGGGATTCCACTCATCCGATGAACCCACAAATATTTATCGGTACTAATGCTGGGTTCTTCCATGCATTTGAAGACAAAGGACGAGCAGTAGAAGAGAAGTGGGCTTTTATTCCTAAGAATAAATTAAAGTACGCACTTTCATTACGCGGTAGTGGTGTATTGGCCGCAGGTGTTCAACGTGAATATGGAATTGATGGTTCTGCTGTTGATATTAAATATTCTGACTCGACACAAGTAAAGCATCTCGTTACATTTGGGATGCGTAGAGGTGGCAGTGCTTATTACACGATAGATCTTGGTGTTGGTACCGAAGCACCATCATTGAAATGGAGTGTGGATAGTACAACGAATAAATCCAATCAAAATTATACGGAATTAGGACAGACGTGGTCTAAACCGGTCGTGACAAAAGTATTTCAAAGCAGCAGTGAAAGTGATAACAGTAAACCGGTACTGATATTTTCTGGAGGTTATGATCCGAGAAAAGATACATGTGCGACTGATTGCTCTGGTCAAGATACAAAAGGACGGGCGATTTATGTGGTTGATGCGTTAACTGGGGATATCATTAAAGCTTTTGAAAATGGCACCAGTAGCCATAGCTTTGAAGATGGCATTGCTAGTCAAGTCGCTGTACTTGATAGTGATGGTGATGGTTATACTGATCGAATTTATGCCGGAGATACTGGTGGCAATATTTACAGGGTCGATATGCCCGCTGTATTGACTTTATCTGGTTCATCTGTTGATACAGGTAAATGGAAAGTCAGAAAGCTCGCGAGTTTAGGTGGTAATAGTGAAGGTAATGATCGTCGTTTCTTTAATGCACCTTCAATTGTGAGAGCAAAGGATGGTAGCAAATTATACGATGGTATATTAATTGGGAGTGGCGATATTACGCGACCGAATTCGGATACAGAGGTTAGAAATTATTTTTATAATATTAAAGATGACTCTCTTTATCCTACGGTTTGGGGAAATGGTACGGGCGATTCACCTTTGATTGCCAGCGATTTAGCCACAATATTATATTCACCAGTGCTTGATCCAAACAATGAAGATGTGACACCTGCATCTATACCAACTGATATTGAAAATAATATTAACGGGTGGCAATTTGAGCTGAATGAAGACGATGCCGCTGATGGCACGTATGGCGGTGAAAAATCACTCGGTAATGCTGTTGTTATCAATGGCGTGGTACATTTTAATACCTACACCCCTTTTACTAACGATTATATTGTTACAGCTCAGCAATGCGTCTTTAATCAATCAGGAAATAGTCACTATTATCAGGCTAATATGAATACGGGTAAAATCAAGTTTTATCGCCGTTTAGCCAATGTAGTAGCGAAAGATCTTTCTGTTCATGCTCGCATTTATAATGGTAAGTCCATATTGCGTATACTCGGTGCAGGTAAGGGCGATAGTACGACTGTAGATGGTGCACCAACGTTAACAGGGCTGATCGACACCGCTGTCACGCTAACTCCTAAATGGACCTACCGTTACTTCAATGAGGCGGTGCAGTAA
- the fkpB gene encoding FkbP-type 16 kDa peptidyl-prolyl cis-trans isomerase, with translation MTVNVATIGNDSQVLMHFTITLADGSVADSTELQGKPAKLVIGDGSLTPNFERCLLGLTVGDKNKFELQPEDAFGQPNPDNIYYLDRAKFTEVKAEVGLIVGFTQPDGAELPGMIRDVIGDSVTVDFNHPLAGQVVTFKVEILEINVE, from the coding sequence ATGACAGTTAACGTAGCAACAATTGGTAACGATAGCCAAGTACTAATGCATTTTACTATTACCTTAGCAGATGGCTCTGTTGCTGATAGTACTGAACTACAAGGTAAGCCTGCCAAGTTAGTGATTGGTGATGGTAGCTTAACGCCTAATTTTGAACGCTGTTTATTAGGTTTAACTGTCGGTGATAAAAACAAGTTTGAGCTGCAACCTGAAGATGCATTCGGACAGCCTAATCCAGATAATATTTATTATTTAGACCGCGCTAAATTTACCGAAGTAAAAGCGGAAGTCGGTTTGATTGTTGGCTTTACTCAGCCAGACGGTGCTGAATTACCAGGTATGATCCGTGATGTGATTGGTGACTCGGTAACTGTCGATTTTAATCATCCGTTAGCTGGACAAGTTGTAACGTTTAAAGTTGAAATTTTAGAAATTAATGTAGAATAA